The Coffea eugenioides isolate CCC68of chromosome 8, Ceug_1.0, whole genome shotgun sequence genome has a segment encoding these proteins:
- the LOC113780363 gene encoding uncharacterized protein LOC113780363, with amino-acid sequence MKFPTLAGVAEVLGDPEVGRACYIATLKGKEKLVAQAAYLEPWEPVEKKETLETDEGLLELPVRRERPDRVVKTGSFLSELTRRALESLLEEYAEIFAWSADDMPKISPELAVHKLHVDPSVRSVKQKKRNFTPERNEVIKEEIGKLLETKIMKEVFYPTWLANPVLVKKDDKAWRMCVDFTDLNKTCPKDYYLLPRIDLYVNSMMGCEIFCFLDVFKGYHQIAMDERDQEKTSFITERDISRLVNKLFKDQIGRNMKVYVDDMLVKSRTQEQFITDLKEIFDVLRSSRIQLNPKKCTFGVRSDKFLGYTISKDGVRANPDKIRAIMDMTPPRNIKEVQRLTGRMAALNRFLLKLTVQGETLFLYLTVGEEAVSAVLIREQDKVQKLVFRTGRSTTLRYTAQLRNTQKAGTKPAELEQAKEAVGRVEAGQAGEVGTMSANVIPTWTLYVDGASNKEECGVEILLISSTGEELAYALRFNFRASNNESEYETLITGMEVTRKLGVESLKIDSDLQLIVNQVLRKYEVKEEPLKKYVAKAYELRSLFKQFTLEQVPWSWNKRAGALSKLDSTSLGILSKEVLVEVGKM; translated from the exons ATGAAATTTCCCACGCTGGCAGGAGTGGCTGAGGTGCTAGGGGATCCAGAGGTAGGTCGGGCCTGCTACATTGCAACTCTCAAGGGTAAGGAGAAGTTGGTAGCTCAAGCGGCCTACTTAGAACCTTGGGAGCCTGTGGAGAAGAAAGAAACACTGGAGACGGATGAGGGCCTGCTCGAACTGCCGGTCAGAAGGGAAAGGCCCGATCGAGTGGTCAAGACCGGCTCATTCTTGAGCGAACTGACCCGGAGGGCGCTAGAATCCCTCCTAGAGGAATATGCCGAGATCTTCGCCTGGAGTGCGGATGACATGCCCAAGATTTCGCCCGAACTGGCAGTTCACAAACTACACGTAGATCCCAGTGTTCGGTCTgtgaagcagaagaagaggaatTTCACGCCTGAACGGAATGAGGTCATCAAGGAAGAGATAGGCAAGCTGTTAGAGACCAAGATCATGAAGGAGGTCTTCTATCCGACCTGGTTAGCCAACCCCGTGCTGGTCAAAAAAGATGACAAGGCTTGGAGAATGTGTGTGGACTTCACCGATTTGAACAAAACTTGCCCAAAGGACTACTACCTTCTCCCCCGAATAGATCTGTATGTGAATTCAATGATGGGATGCGAAATCTTCTGTTTCCTGGATGTCTTCAAAGGGTATCACCAGATAGCCATGGATGAGAGAGATCAGGAGAAGACCTCATTCATCACTGA GCGCGACATATCAAGGTTGGTAAACAAGCTGTTCAAGGATCAGATAGGCCGAAATATGAAAGTCTACGTGGACGACATGCTGGTAAAGAGCCGAACTCAGGAGCAGTTCATCACGGACCTTAAGGAAATTTTTGACGTCCTTCGAAGCTCTCGAATACAGTTGAACCCCAAGAAATGCACTTTCGGGGTCAGGTCGGACAAATTCCTAGGGTACACGATATCCAAAGACGGAGTAAGAGCTAACCCTGACAAAATAAGGGCCATTATGGACATGACTCCCCCCAGAAACATAAAGGAAGTGCAGCGACTAACTGGTAGGATGGCAGCATTGAACAGGTTCCTATTGAAATTGACAGTTCAG GGCGAAACTCTGTTCCTCTACTTAACTGTGGGAGAGGAGGCAGTCAGTGCGGTGCTAATTCGGGAGCAAGACAAGGTCCAAAAGCTGGTGTTTCGGACAGGCCGCTCAACTACGTTAAGATATACCGCTCAATTGCGAAATACCCAAAAAGCTGGCACCAAGCCTGCCGAGCTTGAACAGGCCAAAGAAGCGGTTGGGCGAGTTGAGGCCGGACAAGCCGGAGAAGTTGGCACCATGTCAGCCAAC GTCATCCCGACCTGGACGTTGTATGTCGACGGAGCTTCAAACAAAGAAGAATGTGGAGTCGAGATTCTCCTAATCAGCTCCACCGGAGAAGAACTAGCTTATGCCTTGAGATTCAACTTCAGAGCCTCTAATAACGAGTCTGAATATGAGACTCTGATCACGGGGATGGAGGTAACCCGGAAATTAGGGGTTGAATCGCTAAAGATTGATAGCGACTTGCAGCTGATAGTGAACCAAGTCTTAAGGAAATATGAGGTCAAAGAAGAGCCATTGAAGAAATACGTCGCCAAGGCGTATGAACTGAGGAGTCTGTTCAAGCAGTTCACACTCGAACAGGTCCCTTGGAGTTGGAACAAAAGAGCTGGCGCCCTTTCTAAATTGGACTCCACTTCTTTGGGCATACTGAGCAAAGAAGTATTGGTAGAGGTCGGAAAAATGTGA
- the LOC113780362 gene encoding uncharacterized protein LOC113780362: MKSYDATTDPEDHLFVFLTQMRLQTTADAIRCKTFPMFLEGKTRQWFQGLPPRSFCSFDQLACLFAAQFVSLRVFSKSTAHLMTIHQNPDESLRKYMVRFNNESLQVRDQDDKVVMAAFINRLPKQKLHTVFVEKPPKSNREILDRAHEKANAEEANRLKSAQERLRDERRRKSTD, from the coding sequence ATGAAATCCTATGATGCAACCACGGATCCGGAGGATCATCTGTTCGTATTCTTGACGCAAATGCGCCTACAAACGACTGCTGATGCAATCAGATGTAAAACATTTCCCATGTTCCTGGAAGGAAAGACGCGTCAATGGTTTCAAGGGCTACCCCCTCGGTCATTCTGCTCTTTTGATCAGCTCGCGTGCCTGTTCGCAGCTCAGTTCGTTTCGTTGAGAGTCTTTTCCAAGAGTACAGCTCACCTGATGACAATCCATCAAAACCCTGATGAGTCGTTGCGCAAATACATGGTGCGATTCAACAACGAGTCCCTTCAGGTCCGGGATCAGGACGATAAGGTTGTCATGGCCGCCTTCATCAACAGACTGCCCAAGCAGAAACTACATACCGTGTTCGTAGAGAAACCTCCCAAGTCAAATCGGGAGATACTGGACCGAGCTCACGAGAAGGCTAATGCAGAAGAGGCCAATCGCTTGAAGAGTGCGCAGGAAAGACTGAGGGACGAAAGACGAAGAAAGAGCACGGATTAG